CAGGGCCAGTTTTTGGCCCATCAGCGCGGCAATAATGCCGCTTAATACATCACCCATACCGCCAGAGGCCATACCGGCATTACCCACATCGGCAATCGCCAGCCTTCCGCCGGTATCGGCTATTACCGTGCCCGCGCCTTTTAGCACCACCACGCCTCCGTAGCGCTTTACCAGCGCCTGGGCGGCATGGATGCGGTCACTCTCAATTTCGCTGGTCTTGACGCCCAGCAGACGCGCGGCTTCGCCGGGATGCGGCGTAATGATGCGATTCTGACGGTAATCCGCATTGATTGCCAGCAGGTTAAGCGCATCCGCATCCCAAAGCATCGGCTTTTCACAGGCGGCGACGGTTTTCAGCGCCTGTTTACCCCAATCGCGCTGACCTAAACCAGGGCCAATGGCAATCACATCCGCCCATTCCAGCGCGTGCTGTAGCCGTTCTTCGACCAACGCATCCACCATCAGTTCCGGTCGCGCGGTGAGTATTGGGGCGATATTATCTTCATGCGTCAGCACGCGCACAAGCCCTGCTCCCGCCCGCAACGCAGCTTCTGCCGTCATGCGAATCGCGCCTGCGGTGCCCCGATCTCCGCCGACCACCAGCAAGCGGCCATGATCGCCTTTATGCGAGGTGGCTTTACGCGGCGTCAGCCAGCCAGCGAGATCCTGCTCGTCAACACGCTGCATCGGGGCCGGGTTGCCTGTCAGAAAAGCCGACAGCCCCAGTTCATCCACATGCAACTGCCCGACATAATCACGCGCTTTGCCGGTGAGTTGTCCGGGCTTCAAGACAATCATGCTTAAGGTATGCCTCGCCAGCATCACCGCCCCTGGCGCAGTGCCATCGGCAGCCACCAACCCTGACGGCATATCAATCGCCAGCACCGGTGCAGCATGGGCATTGGCAAGCGTAATCAGAACATCATAAGGTGCCGCGGGCGCACGGTTCAGCCCGGTGCCCAGCAGGGCGTCAATGATCACCTCAACCGGCTCGGGCCAGGCGGCATCCGCGGCATGAATTACGCCACCTGATGCCAACCAGGCATCGCGCGCTTGCTGCGCTTCGCCCGGCAGAGGTTTATTCCCTTCACAGGCCAGCAGCGTGACCGTGATACCTGCCGCTTGCGCCAGGCGCGCCACCACATAACCGTCCCCGCCGTTATTGCCATGCCCACAAAGAATCAACCAGTGGCTGGCTTCAGGCCACAGGCGACGCGCCAGTTCATAACTGGCCTGCCCGGCGCGCTGCATCAGTTCATACAGGGTCAGCCCCAGGCTGTCGGCGGCATCACGCTCCAGTTGTCCGATAGCCTGCGCGGGCCAGACAGAGTGTGATAAACTGCCCGTGTTAGCGTTCAATTCCTGGTTTCTCATGTCATACCCTCTCGATCTTCATCAGCTTGCTCAACAGATTAAACTCTGGGGGCGCGAACTTGGCTTCCAGCAAGTCGGTATTTGCGATACAGACCTGCGTGTTGAAGAGCCCAGGCTCCAGGCGTGGCTGGAGAAACAATACCACGGCGAGATGGAATGGATGGCGCGACATGGCATGATGCGTGCGCGTCCGCATGAGTTACTGCCCGGTACGCTGCGGGTGATCAGCGTTCGCATGAACTACCTGCCTGCTAAAGCGGCCTTTGCCAGTACGCTTAAAAACCCACAGCTTGGCTATGTCAGCCGTTATGCGCTGGGCCGCGATTATCACAAAGTATTACGCAATCGACTGAAAAAGCTCGGGGAAATGATTCAGACGCACTGCGGCGAACTGAATTTTCGCCCGTTTGTTGATTCCGCCCCGCTGCTGGAGCGCCCACTGGCAGCCAAAGCGGGTCTGGGCTGGACCGGTAAACATTCACTGATTCTCAACCGTGAAGCGGGTTCGTGGTTTTTCCTCGGCGAACTGCTGATCGACTTGCCGTTGCCGGTCGATACCCCTCAGGAGGAACAGTGTGGCCGCTGCGTGGCCTG
The DNA window shown above is from Pantoea sp. At-9b and carries:
- the nnr gene encoding bifunctional ADP-dependent NAD(P)H-hydrate dehydratase/NAD(P)H-hydrate epimerase, giving the protein MRNQELNANTGSLSHSVWPAQAIGQLERDAADSLGLTLYELMQRAGQASYELARRLWPEASHWLILCGHGNNGGDGYVVARLAQAAGITVTLLACEGNKPLPGEAQQARDAWLASGGVIHAADAAWPEPVEVIIDALLGTGLNRAPAAPYDVLITLANAHAAPVLAIDMPSGLVAADGTAPGAVMLARHTLSMIVLKPGQLTGKARDYVGQLHVDELGLSAFLTGNPAPMQRVDEQDLAGWLTPRKATSHKGDHGRLLVVGGDRGTAGAIRMTAEAALRAGAGLVRVLTHEDNIAPILTARPELMVDALVEERLQHALEWADVIAIGPGLGQRDWGKQALKTVAACEKPMLWDADALNLLAINADYRQNRIITPHPGEAARLLGVKTSEIESDRIHAAQALVKRYGGVVVLKGAGTVIADTGGRLAIADVGNAGMASGGMGDVLSGIIAALMGQKLALFDAACAGCVAHGAAADAVARQRGTRGMLATDLFELLWQFVNPEMIQQ
- the queG gene encoding tRNA epoxyqueuosine(34) reductase QueG translates to MSYPLDLHQLAQQIKLWGRELGFQQVGICDTDLRVEEPRLQAWLEKQYHGEMEWMARHGMMRARPHELLPGTLRVISVRMNYLPAKAAFASTLKNPQLGYVSRYALGRDYHKVLRNRLKKLGEMIQTHCGELNFRPFVDSAPLLERPLAAKAGLGWTGKHSLILNREAGSWFFLGELLIDLPLPVDTPQEEQCGRCVACMTICPTSAIVEPYTVDARRCISYLTIELEGAIPEEFRPLIGNRIYGCDDCQLICPWNRYGQLTDEDDFSPRAVLHAPPLTTLFMWDEAKFLRVTEGSAIRRIGHLRWLRNVAVALGNAPWSEENIAVLQQRCGEHPLLDEHIEWALAQQREKRAALKVEVQPAQKLRLVRAIEKGLSRDA